Proteins found in one Sorghum bicolor cultivar BTx623 chromosome 1, Sorghum_bicolor_NCBIv3, whole genome shotgun sequence genomic segment:
- the LOC8060868 gene encoding basic transcription factor 3 — translation MNKERLMKMAGAVRTGGKGTVRRKKKAVHKTGTTDDKRLQSTLKRVGVNTIPAIEEVNIFKDDLVIQFLNPKVQASIAANTWVVSGSPQTKKLQDVLPGIINQLGPDNMEHLKRIAEEMQKQVAAAGAAAQVKEENDDDVPELVPGETFEEVAQEAKA, via the exons ATGAACAAGGAGAGGCTCATGAAGATGGCCGGCGCCGTCCGCACCGGCGGGAAGGGAACCGTGCGCAG GAAGAAGAAGGCTGTCCACAAGACGGGCACGACCGACGACAAGAGGCTGCAGAGCACGCTCAAGAGAGTAGGGGTCAACACCATCCCTGCAATCGAGGAGGTGAACATCTTCAAGGACGATCTCGTCATCCAGTTCTTGAATCCCAAAG TGCAAGCTTCTATCGCGGCAAACACATGGGTGGTCAGTGGATCTCCACAGACGAAAA AGCTACAAGATGTTCTGCCTGGGATCATCAACCAACTTG GCCCGGACAACATGGAACATCTGAAGAGGATTGCTGAGGAGATGCAGAAGCAGGTGGCTGCTGCCGGTGCTGCGGCGCAGGTCAAGGAAGAAAACGATGATGATGTTCCAGAGCTTGTTCCTGGAGAGACTTTTGAAGAAGTA
- the LOC8061409 gene encoding uncharacterized protein At4g14100, producing MTPPHLPVTVAVAVLLLFLCLPATSVAAAAAADPTPTPWPPQFHATLVMEYHGNMSVADLWYDWPGGRNLHIIRYQLAADAPYYDNEWNNGTSFFYTPARRTCRSAAVGVGILRPDWLRPGSVYLGRRDAGGFDCHVWAKADFITYYEDVKTKRPVKWVFYTGRIAYVMSFEVGAVLEDAAWQAPEYCFTKDGGGLADAAETTTEISDGGHHGSSSFIPRSVL from the exons ATGACGCCGCCTCACCTCCCCGtcaccgtcgccgtcgccgtccttCTCCTCTTCCTCTGCCTCCCGGCGACCTCagtcgctgccgccgccgccgctgaccCGACCCCGACCCCATGGCCCCCGCAATTCCACGCGACGCTGGTCATGGAGTACCACGGCAACATGTCCGTGGCCGACCTCTGGTACGACTGGCCGGGCGGCCGCAACCTGCACATCATCCGCTACCAGCTTGCCGCCGACGCGCCCTACTATGACAACGAGTGGAACAATGGTACCTCCTTCTTCTACACCCCGGCGCGCCGCACCTGCCGCTCCGCCGCCGTCGGGGTCGGCATCCTCCGCCCCGACTGGCTCCGCCCTGGCTCCGTCTACCTCGGCCGCCGTGACGCCGGTGGATTCGACTGCCACGTCTGGGCCAAGGCCGACTTTATCACCTACTACGAGGACGTCAAGACCAAGCGACCTGTCAAGTGGGTCTTCTACACAG GTAGGATCGCGTACGTGATGAGCTTTGAGGTGGGAGCGGTGCTGGAGGACGCAGCGTGGCAGGCCCCAGAGTACTGCTTCACCAAGGACGGTGGTGGGCTTGCCGATGCCGCCGAGACCACCACCGAGATCTCTGATGGTGGGCATCATGGCAGCAGCAGCTTCATCCCCAGGAGCGTGCTGTGA
- the LOC8060869 gene encoding random slug protein 5 has product MAELQQLQQVASDDAAEWKQVAELRAVTQAQDPSCKEEDDYTLRRFLRARDHNIGKASAMLLKYLKWKPTAKPHGGEIPASEVAREVAQAKLCLQGYDREGRPLIYGFGARHHPARRDMEEFKRYVVHVLDATVARLPPPGPGRQEKFAAVADLKGWGYANCDIRGYLAALDIMQSYYPERLGRVFLIHVPYVFMAAWKIVYPFIDDNTKKKFVFVADKDLDRTLREAIDDSQLAEIYGGKLKLVAPPAN; this is encoded by the exons atggcggagctccagcagctgcagCAGGTGGCGAGCGACGACGcggcggagtggaagcaggtgGCGGAGCTGAGGGCCGTCACCCAAGCCCAGGATCCTTCCTGCAAG GAGGAGGACGACTACACTCTGCGTCGGTTCCTCCGCGCGCGGGACCACaacatcggcaaggcgtcggcgATGCTTCTCAAGTACCTCAAGTGGAAGCCGACGGCGAAGCCCCACGGCGGCGAGATCCCGGCGTCGGAGGTGGCGCGGGAGGTGGCGCAGGCGAAGCTTTGCCTGCAGGGGTACGACAGGGAAGGGCGGCCCCTGATCTACGGCTTCGGCGCGCGGCACCACCCGGCGCGGCGGGACATGGAGGAGTTCAAGCGCTACGTCGTGCACGTCCTGGACGCCACCGTCGCGCGCCTGCCGCCGCCGGGGCCCGGGCGGCAGGAGAAgttcgccgccgtcgccgaccTCAAGGGCTGGGGCTACGCCAACTGCGACATCCGGGGGTACCTGGCGGCGCTGGACATCATGCAGAGCTACTACCCGGAGCGCCTCGGCCGCGTCTTCCTCATCCACGTGCCCTACGTGTTCATGGCCGCCTGGAAGATCGTCTACCCCTTCATCGACGACAACACCAAGAAGAAGTTCGTGTTTGTGGCGGATAAGGACCTTGATAGGACGCTCCGGGAGGCCATTGATGACTCCCAGCTCGCCGAGATCTATGGCGGCAAGCTCAAACTCGTCGCGCCGCCGGCAAATTAA
- the LOC110431735 gene encoding uncharacterized protein LOC110431735 — translation MAAALLLSPRLVSLPPHPSLAPGFTFIKRPTSYPLGRRGARLRAVGDGPGAGLTSDQTTVYNGAYGPWTVDDSDVREVLLYRSGLVTAAASFVAAASAALLPEGNPASGAGAADLLYAVGASGLGLSLLLIHIYVTPIKRFLQALWAVGVLGSLGTYLVAARPLDEGLVQYVLDHPAALWFVGPTFAALTGLVFKEGLCYGKLEAGILTFVIPGLLLGHLSGLMDNSTKTTLLGVWMLLFTVFAARKFQQPIKDDIGDKSVFMFNALPEEEKNALIQKLERQKAQQQFE, via the exons ATGGCAGCCGCGCTCCTCCTCTCGCCGCGGCTCGTGTCGCTCCCTCCTCACCCGAGCCTCGCCCCCGGCTTCACCTTCATCAAGAGACCAACGTCTTACCCCCTCGGCCGCCGCGGCGCGAGGCTCCGGGCCGTCGGGGACGGCCCCGGCGCGGGGCTGACCTCCGACCAGACCACGGTCTACAACGGCGCCTACGGGCCCTGGACCGTGGATGACTCCGACGTCCGCGAGGTGCTGCTGTACCGGTCGGGGCTggtgacggcggcggcgtccttCGTGGCCGCggcctccgcggcgctcctgccGGAGGGCAACCCCgcctccggcgccggcgccgccgaccTCCTGTACGCCGTCGGCGCCTCGGGGCTGGGCCTGTCGCTGCTCCTCATCCACATCTACGTCACCCCGATCAAGCGCTTCCTCCAGGCGCTGTGGGCCGTCGGGGTGCTCGGCTCCCTCGGGACCTACCTCGTCGCCGCCCGCCCGCTGGACGAGGGCCTCGTGCAGTACGTGTTGGACCACCCCGCCGCGCTCTGGTTCGTCGGCCCCACGTTCGCCGCGCTCACTGGCCTCGTCTTCAAGGAAG GTCTCTGCTATGGAAAATTGGAAGCTGGCATCTTAACGTTTGTTATCCCTGGGCTGCTTCTTGGACATCTA TCTGGTTTAATGGATAACAGCACAAAGACAACCCTTTTAGGAGTGTGGATGCTTCTTTTCACGGTTTTCGCAGCTAGAAAGTTCCAGCAGCCCATCAAG GACGACATTGGGGACAAATCTGTTTTCATGTTCAATGCGCTCCCTGAAGAGGAAAAGAACGCTTTGATCCAGAAACTGGAGAGGCAAAAGGCACAGCAGCAGTTTGAGTAG
- the LOC8060870 gene encoding aspartokinase 2, chloroplastic, with protein MAEALRFPGVVAGESLDAPIAASKLGRERHSVSASARPGAQCWRRRKGLAVSCQTGAAPAVLRTEETTAAAAAGSNAQAEFTVVMKFGGSSLASAERMREVADLILSFPDETPVVVLSAMGKTTNNLLLAGEKAVSCGAPKASEIPELAVIKDLHLRTVDELGLDRSIVSGLLDELEQLLKGVAMMKELTLRTRDYLVSFGECMSTRIFAAYLNKLGKKARQYDAFDIGFITTDDFTNADILEVTYPTVAKRLHRDWMDNPAIPIVTGFLGKGCKSCAVTTLGRGGSDLTATTIGKALGLREIQVWKDVDGVLTCDPNIYANAIPVPYLTFDEAAELAYFGAQVLHPQSMRPARDGDIPVRVKNSYNRHAPGTVITKSRDMSKSILTSIVLKSNVTMLDIVSTRMLGQYGFLAKVFSIFEDLGISVDVVATSEVSISLTLDPSKLWSRELIQQELDHVVEELEKFSVVHLLQRRSIISLIGNVQRSSLVLEKAFNVLRRNGVNVQMISQGASKVNISLVVNDSEAKQCVQALHSAFFENGFLSEVEGADVPQNGSSLNSNGAIYAN; from the exons ATGGCGGAGGCGCTGCGGTTCCCGGGGGTAGTCGCGGGGGAGTCTCTGGACGCGCCCATCGCCGCCTCCAAGCTCGGAAGGGAGCGGCACTCGGTCTCCGCGAGCGCGAGGCCGGGAGCGCAATGCTGGAGGCGGAGGAAGGGTCTGGCGGTGAGCTGCCAGACGGGCGCCGCCCCGGCTGTTCTCAGGACGGAGGAGAccacggccgcggcggcggcggggagcaATGCTCAGGCGGAGTTCACCGTTGTCATGAAGTTCGGCGGCTCTTCGCTCGCGTCGGCCGAGCGGATGCGGGAGGTGGCCGATCTCATCCTTAGCTTCCCCGACGAGACCCCCGTCGTCGTCCTCTCCGCCATGGGGAAGACCACCAATAACCTCCTCCTG GCCGGAGAGAAGGCGGTGAGCTGCGGCGCCCCCAAGGCGTCCGAAATCCCTGAGCTCGCCGTCATCAAGGACCTGCATCTTAG GACGGTTGATGAGCTCGGGTTAGATAGGTCGATTGTTTCAG GTTTATTGGATGAATTGGAGCAACTTCTTAAAGGAGTTGCTATGATGAAAGAGCTGACTCTTAGGACAAGAGATTATCTTGTTTCCTTTGGTGAATGTATGTCTACAAGAATATTTGCTGCATATTTGAATAAACTTGGGAAAAAGGCACGCCAG TATGATGCATTTGATATTGGCTTTATAACCACTGATGATTTCACAAATGCGGATATTCTTGAAGTCACTTATCCTACTGTTGCAAAGAGGCTACATAGAGACTGGATGGATAACCCTGCTATTCCTATAGTCACTGGTTTTCTTGGGAAG GGATGTAAATCATGTGCTGTCACCACTTTAGGCAGGGGTGGTAGTGACTTGACAGCTACAACCATTGGCAAAGCCTTGGGATTAAGAGAAATCCAG GTTTGGAAGGATGTAGATGGTGTGTTGACGTGTGATCCTAATATTTATGCAAATGCTATACCCGTGCCCTACTTGACTTTTGATGAAGCTGCTGAGCTTGCCTACTTTGGGGCACAG GTTTTGCATCCCCAATCAATGCGACCGGCTAGGGATGGTGATATACCAGTGAGAGTTAAGAACTCATACAATCGTCATGCACCTGGTACTGTCATCACTAAATCCAGAGATATGAGCAAG AGCATATTGACCAGCATTGTGTTGAAATCAAATGTTACCATGCTGGATATAGTGAGCACACGGATGCTTGGCCAGTACGGATTTTTAGCAAAG GTCTTCTCAATATTTGAAGATTTGGGCATCTCTGTTGATGTTGTGGCTACTAGTGAAGTCAGCATCTCGTTGACTCTAGATCCATCAAAACTATGGAGCCGTGAACTGATCCAGCAG GAACTTGATCATGTTGTTGAAGAGCTTGAAAAATTTTCTGTTGTTCATCTGCTCCAGCGTAGATCAATCATCTCACTGATAGGGAATGTACAGAGATCATCATTGGTTCTTGAAAAG GCATTCAATGTTCTACGTAGAAATGGTGTTAATGTCCAGATGATCTCACAAGGGGCGTCCAAG GTGAACATTTCCTTGGTAGTCAATGACAGTGAGGCAAAACAGTGTGTACAAGCCCTCCATTCGGCATTCTTTGAGAATGGCTTCTTGTCAGAAGTAGAGGGAGCTGATGTTCCCCAGAACGGCTCCTCTCTGAACTCAAATGGCGCTATCTATGCAAACTAG